From the Lathyrus oleraceus cultivar Zhongwan6 chromosome 3, CAAS_Psat_ZW6_1.0, whole genome shotgun sequence genome, the window CAGGGTTGAATCCAATTGTCTGTAATGACGCACTTATATTATGCCATGGCAAGTTAGCACATTACCCTCAAACATAAATAAATATGAAAAGTATACTCACTGCAATTTAATGTATAAGATTTTAAAAATACTTACTTGCTCCGTAATATTTTTACATCCAGCCAGCAAATCCTTCTGGTGCCTCAATCCAGATGCTGTCACAACCAATCAGTTCTATCAAGTCACGCGAGTTCGAGTTCTCTCTAAGATAATATCTATGGTGATCAAGAGAGAAGGACATGCAACATTTTTCATTGGAAAGTAATTTGGGAAAGTAGACACTATTTCTCATTATTCCTGCAATGTAAGTCTTAGAATGACATGAcaaaaaactaataaaaaatatCGCTCCATCTAACGTTCTCACTTCTTTCCATTCCATTAGCGCCTCATCTAACTTGAAAATGACTGGGTCCTCATCAAAATATACATAAATTAGGAAAATATGTCCTTCATGCTCGTTGAAAAATTCGCATGGCTGACAGGTTTTGGCACTAAAACTCTCTAGGCACTTGGGTGGCAGTACTTCCAGAATACTCCAAGTAGAATCATATGGGTCAAACACCCCTAACCAACCTGTGGGACTCAAACAATAAAATAATCCTTTAAAAACAACAATTTGAGGCAAGGCGCTATAAGAAAAATGCGAGCCTTTTTGGTAGTTAGCAGTTTTCCATTCATTTGCCTCGGGAGAACATGTGCTAATAGTTAGAACAGTAGAACTAACATCTTGAGCAACAAATACAACACATCCAGTTGACTTCGGAGAGCACGAGAAGGCGGCAAATTCAACCTTGCGTGTCCTGTCAAATCTTGGCAGTTTGATCAGCTCCCTAGTAAAGGGATTAAAGAAAAAAAACGGATACCTTTGGGGCCATCGATATAGCAATAGCCATCCTTCTTTTGTATAGCATACCCTGCAATCTTTCAACTCTGGAAACTGAATGAAATGGGTCTTACGCTGCACAGGGTCGTAGATCTCATACCAATGACTACATTTTTGTATATTCATAAGCCAAGGTGATTGGTTCACAACACGCACAGAAGTGGCAACAGaatgccatatcttgcaaacaGCAGAAGCACGAATGTTATCCGCTACAATCAATCTAGACAAAATCAATTCTAAGAGTTCACTAGGGAGATCGTCCCAGGTTTGCTTCTTCAAATTGTCACTTATCACCCTAAATAATAGAATAAGTATTAGACATACAATACATGTGCAAGACTAAAGTATGAAAAATTTAACGACCACTTATAAAGTAAGAATATAACATTCAAATTCTCAACAATCCATGTTAGAGAAACTCATTCTTCAATAAAAACTTGTTGAGAAAAATAACAGATACTGGTATGATCTATATAAACAAACCCTAAAAATAAATGATAGCAAGAGAATGGAATAGAGGGTTAGGGTTAGGAATGAAGAGAACATACAGTTTGGAATTCCTTTTCTTGTTCTTGGAGATCATGCAAACACAATTGCCCATCAAGCTGAAACGGCTGTTACTCAAAACTGCATAACAAAAGAGTAATTCATTGTCATCGAGCTGAAACTgtaattttcttttcttttccaaGAATATCATGACAAACATAAAATATAACTATAGTTATGTTGTAACAACAACCGCTACTTTTCAATATACATAAAATGTAATGAATCATGAAAAATTTAACGGAATTGAAGATGGAAATCATACATGTATTAAGTAAGCATCAGATTAATATAACAAATAATGAGAGAACTTGCATGATCTACAGAAACCCTAACAAATAATGAGAGAACTTGCATGATCTACAGAAACCCTAACAAATAATGAGAGAACTTGCATGATCTACATAAACCCTAACAAATAATGAGAGAACTTGCATGATCTACAGAAACCCTAACAAGTAATGAGAGAACTTGCATGATCTACATAAACCCTAACAAATAATGAGAGAGATGGAAAGTTGAATTGGGGATCAAGGTTAGGATTAGGGATGAACAGAACATACAATTTTGAAACCAATTTTCCGAAGAAATTGAGAGAGAAGATGGAGTAGAGACACTTGAAAGATACttatgtgttttttttttttacattgAAAATTTATTTGAGTTGGATTGTAAAAATTAGTTAAAAGTTATATCCATAAAAAGTTAATTAAAAATATCATGACATTTAGGGCcagtttgttttggctttttttttaaaatgatttttatagtgttacatattttagtgtaaaaaaattttacaaagaaacttttcataaaagcttcaaatgaaaattttgtttgaataattatttttaaaatgttattttagatattttatcattttatcgaaactttttttggatatcaaaatttcaaaagatcacttaattttgaagatatttcaaatagctttttttaaaaatcattttttagatacaatttttttaaaaaaattatgattttcACTAGGTTTTGATCTTCAAcaatgtatatttatgttatacaatgaacaattcaatctttttatttataaaaaataaatttagaaaaacttgtaatattttgaaaaacatttttgtaaaatccattttcaaaaatacaaagaaaaaatccatttttttaaagctaaaacaaactggcCTTTAATTATCAATTAATATTATATATAATTGAGGAAAAATtgacaaaaataaaatattttatatttatcAACTAATCAGGAAAATATATCCTATcaaatattaatttaaaatattgaTATGATACGACATAATGTTATAATTTTACTAGATAATAATGTAAAATTAGTTTACATTGGAATACCATTAATTTCATCTCTTGTTATAATTGAATTAAGGATTGTAGTATATTTAtgttttattatatattttacttataatccttatttgatttatttaaagttttaaagaaaatattagatgatatataataaatattttatCATGATTAAGTTAATGGTAGTTTAGTGCAATTACATATTCTTTTAAATTCTATATGTGTATCAATTTGCCTTTAAATTTGCTAGTAGACACTTGGGGAgaatatttttattaataaagaaaatgtaaatataaaaaagaaagaaatagaaaAGTATAGTTATTTAATAATTGGATgagaagaaataaaaataaaagataaTAAAAGTTATTACAAAACTTTTTTTATTGGCAAAGATTCTATGGAAGATTTTCGTCTCTCTTGAAGTTTTTCTATGCTCATTATTGATGATCTTAATATTTGGATAAAGAAGTTATGTAAACATAAATTTTTGGTATTGTTCAGAGTTTAGGGTTGTTCAAAGATGCCAATTTGAATGCATTTTAATAGATTTTTTTTATCAACTCAATGAAAAATAGTTAGTGAGTCTTTGATCAGATTAATTAAGGAAGTCTTTAATAATTTGATTATGGTGAGAACGTTCAATGATACCTTAATTAattttgaaggtgagaaaaatatCATAAGAAAGGGGAttgaattatatatatatatatatgaaaatTTACATTGTTTAGAACATGAGATGTCAAGCTCAAATTCTGATCTAAGTAAGAGTCTGAACAGATCAGAGTCTGACTTCAGAGTTTGTTACACAACATAATATAAATGCAGAAGTAAATAGAGAGAGACACAATATATCTCGGTTTCTCTCAAACTGAGAGTAGTCCAATCCTTTTGCAGcacaagagattttcactataatcactCATATTACAATTTTCTCAATCAACCTAGAAAAAGACTTATGGTTAAGCCTCCAGGCAAGAGAATTTCTTACCTGAACTAACTGTTCAGGACTTCCTGCTTAATCCCACGAAAAGAGACTTATGCTTAAGCCCTCAAGCAAGAGACTTTCTTGCCTTAACTACCCATTCAGGACTTCCTGCTTAATCTATTCAGAAAGAGACATCCTGCTATGCCCAGAAGCATGTGACTTCTTTGCTCAATCTATTCAGATAAAGATTTCTTTGCTCATGCACCCAACAAAAGACTTCTTTTCTCAATTTAACAGAAAAAGACTTACTTTGAGCACATCAACTAGAGTCTTCAGATTGTTTTAACAAAAGAGTCTGGTATTAACCTTGTGTTTATGTGTGTGCTTCTTGGTTAAATAGATAGGCAAAGGTTACACACTGTTGAAAATAATATAAGTTGATTGCTTATAAGTGTGAAAGATTGAAGTGTTCAATCTTCTTCTCTTCAAGCACAAATTTCCTTCTTTGTTGTGCCTTTCTCTTTTGGTGATCTTCTTAATCCTTTTCACTCTACTCTCACACATTTAACCCTTATGATTATATTTTCTATTTAGTGTTTCTTTTAACTGTATTTTCTGTATAAACacaatctctctctctctctctctctcaacctATATTGTGAACTAGTATCACATCTTTGTGAACACAATCATGTATTCTTCAACCCCATTCATTCTTGGTAAGAACCAACTGACACTTTGAATGTTTTCAATCTTCTTGTTAAATAGGCGTTGATAATAGATCCGTTGAAGATTGAAACAACGAATGGTATAATTAGCCGTCGAAGGTGTTTAGCTAGAGCACGTGAAGTGTACTTTAAACTCAATAGCATAAAGACGTTAAGAGGAGCAGAGTAAAGTTCAGAACAGTTGAAGAGATAAGATCCTGACAACGTTACTTTATCTTGATAAAGAAAATGTCAAtagaaaaaaatgaaataaaaaagaaatagaAAATTATGGTTATTTAATAATTTGGTgagaagaaataaaaataaaaaataataaaaattattaCAAAATTGTCTTTGATTGACGAAGTTTCAATGGAAGATTTTTGTCTCTTTTAAAGTTTCTATGTTAATTAGTGATGATCTTATTATGTGTATAATGAATGTATGTCAACATAAATTTTTGGTATTTTCTTCTAAATCCTTACTGTTTGCTGGTTCGGTTTCTGCTGCTAGGCAATCTTTTCTTGCCATTAGGATGGTTTCTTGGTGGAAAATTTATCTTTCTCTTATTTAGGAGTCCCCATTTTCACAGGGAAACCTAAAGCCAACCATTTTCTCCCAATTGTTGATAAAATCAAAGCCAAACTCATGACTTGGAATGCCAACCTATTAACTATTACTGGTCAAGTCGGTTATTCATATCATGCTCTTGCATTCTGTCAGAGTCTATTCTTGGCCTGCTAGTCTAATCTACATGGTTGATAAGTGGTGTCGGAATTTTATCTGGAGTGTGGACATTCATAAAAGGAAGCTTGTGACAGTGGCCTGGAACCAATGTTGTAAGGCTTACAATAGTGGTGGCATGGGTTTAAGGTCGCTTAGAACTATCAATGAAGTAACAAATCTGGAACAATGTTGGTATATTTTTAATGCGTCAGATATTTGATGTTCCATTTTGAAGGATACGGTGCGTAAGAATGGAAGACATGTGCGGTATCATGTTTTCTCTTCAATCTGGTCTCGTTCAAAATCTTACCTTCCTGATGTGACGGAAAATTCTATTTGGAAAAATCGGTAATGGGAAGAAGATTAATCTCTGGAAGGACAATTGGCGTGGCCAACCTTTAGTCTCTCGTCTCCAAATTCATGAAGACAAACATCACAACTTAAAAGCTATGTTGAGTGACATCATTCTTAACAACTGTATTGTTCTGCCAAACAGGTTGGCTTTGTTGCATCCGGAGCTTTCGTTGATGGTGGTGGAGAACATGGAACATCTTTTTTTCTCTTGTAAATATGCTACTTCTATTTGGAATTGGTTGAAACATTTGCTTGATATTTGACATAATATTTCTAGTTTGGAGGACTGCAAAATGTTTATGAATAGTTGTGTTGCTTCCCAATGCAAGGATGTTATTACGACAGTTTTCGTAAATACGATCAAGGTGATTTGGCTAGCTCGCAACCAGACCCAGTTTCAGGATGTTGTTATCCCTTAGAAATCGTCTTGTTATTCTTTTTTTTGTTTGACCTATTTGGCTAGAAACACTTGCAATGCAGCTGCCGGTTCTGACATGTGGGAGTTTCAGATTTTAAAGAATTTTAATGCCCAAATTCATCCTCCTAGGCATAAAATTATGAAGGAGGTTTTGTGGTGTCCTCATTTGGTCGATTGGATCAAAGTTAACATTGACAGTGCCTTTAGTGGTTCTCCTGTTAAAGCAGCTTGTGGTGGTATGTTCTGAAATCATCTTGGAGAGTATTTAGATAGTTTTGCTTGCAATTCACCTCCGACTAATGTTTTCTTTGCTGAAATCATGGGTGCTATTTTGGCTATGAAATAGGTTTTTCTCATTATTTGTGTAATCTCTGGTTGGAGTCAGATTCCTTATTACCTGTTAAGGCTTTCAACAACTCTTCATTTGTGCTTTGGAAGCTTTGAAGTCGGTGGGACAAATGTTTGTTGATGATTAGAGATTTCAATTTTTTGACTACTCATATTTTTAAGGAGGGTAATCATTCTGAAGATAAGTTATAAAGATAAGTTAGTTAGTTTAAATATCTAATTTTAGAATTAGATAGTAATGAAGTTTTGACTTTGTCCCCCTCATTTTCTTTTTGATATTTTGGACATTTTTCCATAATTAAAAAAAAGTTGCTAATTTGAATGGACTTCGATAGATGTTTTTACCAATCTCAATGGAAAGTAATTGGTAAGTCTTTGGTAAGATTGATTAGAACGATTAAGGTAAGGATACTCTAATTAATTTGATACTTTAGTATGAGGTAATTAATTCTATAAAGCAATTCCATCATATTAGTTTATGTAGTGTATTACAAAACTATTACTAAACTCATTAGTCACGTGTTGTTGATACCTTCGTGGGGCCGAAACAAATTATTTATCTACcattataataataataagaaaGGTAATATCTACCATTATTACTTTCATATccaaattaaaataattttaatgCCATTTTTCATGTATTTCATGGTCATTTTTCCACCACAATTATTATAATGGTTCATTTAATTAAAATTAACTTTTAATAGACAAAATATTATACCAACATTAGGTTTAAACAAACTTTCCACTTTTCTAGACATACTTTTATTGGTCTAGGGTATTGCTCTCCACCTTATCCACATTAAATACAAATAATTATTAATAACACATATTTATCTcacaaaattaaaaataattatttaataaataataataattatattaatggtaatcaaaatgtttaaaattataattttacTTATGCTTTTAACATTGGTAAATGAAAGGTTGCCCTATAatcataatattaataataattatatATTTCTTAAATATCACTCTactatatttatttattatttataacGACATTGCACGATCTGTGCTAACATACAAGTTGACgattatttaattttttttttattaaaatatacATTTTTGACAGATCGAGACTATTTAATTTGTAtgtcttatatatatatatatattaatcattttaaatattttttaaacattttttataaTATACATTTTTTAAACACCATTATATagtttttattttatatttattttatattttgttGATTTTGCAAGACCCGTACGAACGCACTTAGTTTCTCATATAAATAGAGTGGAGATAACATTATTTTTGTTAGAAAATTCGGTAAAATTAAATGGATCCAGGACTGAATCGTGATTGagaatcactttccttaaaagtatttcaagcactcttttattatgtcttagagttggaaaatgcaagaacactcatgataatatcagccttaatttcgagtctgcacaagacaagtgaagaacccgaaatgcaaggaaggttttctggaattttggaagagaaatacgtttttagttcttgtgtttatttttctgaatagaatcatatatttataggagatatggatgttgtttcaaaagtttgcaacctttgatgaaacaacaccatttcaccataaaacacaatgtttcatatatgacactatttcatgaaaagatatgaaaattgaattcaaaattcaaacaaaacaataactaGAAGGATGTCTCCACTTTCTATGTGGGACTTAAAGCAAAACATTAAATGCTATttaactcttttgtcattttggaactaatattgcaaaacaatttccaacaatcccccactagttctaataatgacaaaaaTCATTCTAGATAGTGAAATATAAAAagtgttaatacagttaggtatctttcgatttTAAACTTAACCTTAGTGAGGATAACGCAAAGTTTAATCAGAATGTTTGGTAGCAAAGcttttaaaccattaatccatGGGATCAGACCGGcgttaccttacacacactctttaaaggttcttcctttacatatctcgcttagcacttatttatggccatatgctatccttttcatgaatttttcatgagagaaactccaactctcactttgagacgacACCATCTCAAAATTCACATAGGTGAGGTTCATATAGCATCCTTTCCAATAGATACTCTTCTTCGTTAATGAACTTCATTAAGAGGTTTTGGAAACCTCAACCCTCAATTCAACACAGTCAACCTTATTTCCCAAATTCTTGACTTACATCCAAttcaacgacttgttgttacccattgaatcttgaagTTAATGTTTTGTTAACATAAGATTGGGTTGCTGCCGCTGTCGGAACTTTTATTTAAGGAGTTTCAACCCCATTCCTCTCGAGGTTGTTCGTACTAAGTCTCTGGCCAGTGGCTTAGTAAACGAATCTGCTAAGTTATAGCATGTTCGTATGTAGGTGAGTGAAATGATTCcatccttaatcaattttcttacgaacgaatgtctaagtcctatatgtctagactttccattataCACTTCGCTGAATGCTCTTGCTAATGTGGCTTGGCTATCGCAATGTATCATCACTTTTGAGACATTGTCTTTA encodes:
- the LOC127125640 gene encoding F-box/kelch-repeat protein At1g57790, with protein sequence MGNCVCMISKNKKRNSKLVISDNLKKQTWDDLPSELLELILSRLIVADNIRASAVCKIWHSVATSVRVVNQSPWLMNIQKCSHWYEIYDPVQRKTHFIQFPELKDCRVCYTKEGWLLLYRWPQRYPFFFFNPFTRELIKLPRFDRTRKVEFAAFSCSPKSTGCVVFVAQDVSSTVLTISTCSPEANEWKTANYQKGSHFSYSALPQIVVFKGLFYCLSPTGWLGVFDPYDSTWSILEVLPPKCLESFSAKTCQPCEFFNEHEGHIFLIYVYFDEDPVIFKLDEALMEWKEVRTLDGAIFFISFLSCHSKTYIAGIMRNSVYFPKLLSNEKCCMSFSLDHHRYYLRENSNSRDLIELIGCDSIWIEAPEGFAGWM